The window ctcttcactgttgacgttgagactggtgttttgagggtactatttaataaagttGGAGTTGGAGACTTGTGagccgtctgtttctcaaactagacactctattgtacttgtcctcttgctcagttgtgcaccggggcctcccactcatctttctattctggttagagccagtttgcggtGTAGTACACAGCGAGTacaagggagtagtacacagcgctgtacgagatcttcagtttctttgcaatttctcgcatggaaaagccttcatttctcagaacaagaatagactgacgagtttcagaagaaagttctttgtttctggtcattttgagcctgtaatcgaacccacccaatgctgatgctccagatacttaactagtctcaagaaggccagttttattgcttctttaattagcacaacagttttgtttctaatgatcaattagccttttaaaatgataaatgtGGATGAgcaaacacaacgtgccattggaacacaggagtgatggttgcttttctttaaaaaacaaggacatttctaagtgttcCCAAagttttgaacagtagtgtatatcaaACTAGAGCAAAGGAGATGGACACATAGCACCATGCAAATAAACAAAGCTTTGTGATGCTCTTCACACTCTCATGGCAATAGGTCCATGCACGTCACATACAATTTCATGATTGATAAATGACCTTAAACTTTCTCCCATCCATGGCAGTCAGTTCTGCCTCCTTCCCTATAGTGAATGAGTTGGTGACAGTACGGAGGGGAGTCTCAACTCTGATGGTGAAGTCGTCACCCTTCTGCTCAATTATTGTCGTTGGCTTGACACCCTTGATCATTTTGATCAACATCtcagggacagctgaagaacatAATTGCGACATAAAACATAACCATTATTGACAAAGTTCTAGAACACAATACTGCCATTAAACACACTGAGAGTGTTGTAAGAAATGTATATGAGTTCTCACCCATTGCTTTAAGAAACTCTTCATGGTTCTCCTGACTGTGGATTTTCCATTTTCCATTGAATGCCATGTCCAGCTCAGTATTGGGATTAGCAGCAGGCAGTTGTTCAAACTAAAGGCAAATGGATGGTAAGTCCAATGGTTGTGACAAGTGTCTTTATTAAGAAagcactctctcctccctcttctcccctacaCACACTGGTCGTTGCCATGTTAGGGATTTTGTCTCCCTGTTATTCAGGTATTTCCTCATGCCACAGTGACCTGTGGGAGGGCCATGCCCTCATTGCCCAGTGTTCATCAGGCAATATTTACTTAATGCAACATCCAAAGTCCTACTAAAAATACACAGCCCCTGAAGTTGAGTGGAAACATTCATGGCTATTTGCAGATATGCAATGACACCAGGGTTCAATTCCTGAATCTACACATTTTGTCTTCCTTTAATATATCTCCCTGTTTCCCATCTATCAAATAAAGCATATAACATACTATTTAAAAATCAGTAGCCTATCTTAATATTACAGAAATTTATAAATTACTATTGATTATGAAAATCTCAGATTTGTAATCAACTGAGCCACCAGGGAAGAAATCAAATATTACTTTTATCAAGTCATTTTAAGTAATGAAGGGtaagtgcttctacacctgcattgcttgctgtttggggttttaggctgggtttctgtacagcactttgagatatctgctgatgtacgaagggctatataaatacatttgatttgataagctaATTTATAGTGCACACGTAGAGAAAGTAAGAGGGAGGTGGTAATTGTGAGCATGTAATCATTTTCACTAAGCTCTCTGTTCACCTTTTGGACCTAGTGAACaatttccctctttctcctgggACTGCAGCTTTCTATAAATCAATTTCCAAGCCATGGATCGTGTTCAGGATAAAAATTGATCAACGAGGAGTGTTTTGCTTCGTGAGTTAGAGAAGTGCTGAAATCCATCAGAAatatttacatttatattttagtcCTTTACCAGACACTTTCCAGAGTGACTTAAAATTTGTGAAATTATCTGATAATAAAATTAACTGGCATGGACAGAAAATCCTACACtgaaaaaacaatattttttatcATAGCAGACAGATTTAATGCACAATGGACGTATCACAAATAAATATTGAcactcagacagctgatgttcagCTCATTCCCTGTGATGTGGGAATTTCCCTCACAGAGGCAAAGAagtagatatacagtgccttgcgaaagtattcggcccccttgaactttgcgaccttttgccacatttcaggcttcaaacataaagatataaaactgtatttttttgtgaagaatcaacaacaagtgggacacaatcatgaagtggaacgacatttattggatatttcaaacttttttaacaaatcaaaaactgaaaaattgggcgtgcaaaattattcagcccctttactttcagtgcagcaaactctctccagaagttcagtgagaagctctgaatgatccaatgttgacctaaatgactaatgatgataaatacaatccacctgtgtgtaatcaagtctctgtataaatgcacctgcactgtgatagtctcagaggtccgttaaaagcgcagagagcatcatgaagaacaaggaacacaccaggcaggtccgagatactgttgtgaagaagtttaaagccggatttggatacaaaaagatttcccaagctttaaacatcccaaggagcactgtgcaagcgataatattgaaatggaaggagtatcagaccactgcaaatctaccaagacctggccgtccctctaaactttcagctcatacaaggagaagactgatcagagatgcagccaagaggcccatgatcactctggatgaactgcagagatctacagctgaggtgggagactctgtccataggacaacaatcagtcgtatattgcacaaatctggcctttatggaagagtggcaagaagaaagccatttcttaaagatatccataaaaagtgtagtttaaagtttgccacaagccacctgggagacacaccaaacatgtggaagaaggtgctctggtcagatgaaaccaaaattgaactttttggcaacaatgcaaaacgttatgtttggcgtaaaagcaacacagttcatcaccctgaacacaccatccccactgtcaaacatggtggtggcagcatcatggtttgggcctgcttttcttcagcagggacagggaagatggttaaaattgatgggaagatggatggagccaaatacaggaccattctggaagaaaacctgatggagtctgcaaaagacctgagactgggacggagatttgtcttccaacaagacaatgatccaaaacataaagcaaaatctacaatggaatggttcaaaaataaacatatccaggtgttagaatggccaagtcaatgtccagacctgaatccaaccgagaatctgtggaaagaactgaaaactgctgttcacaaatgctctccatccaacctcactgagctcgagctgttttgcaaggaggaatgggaaaaaatttcagtctctcgatgtgcaaaactgatagagacataccccgagcgacttacagctgtaatcgcagcaaaaggtggcgctacaaagtattaacttaagggggctgaataattttgcacgcccaatttttccgtttttgatttgttaaaaaagtttgaaatatccaataaatgtcgttccacttcatgattgtgtcccacttgttgttgattcttcacaaaaaaatacagttttatatctttatgtttgaagcctgaaatgtggcaaaaggtcgcaaagttcaagggggccgaatactttcgcaacgCACTGTATATACTCATTGTTGGTTTCTGATGATTCACAGAAACAACAACAGCTTTCACATTGAAGACAAAATCAGTTCAACAGTATCCACAGAGATATGTGTCTCACTGACCATCCATCTCATGCAGTTTAATCAAAGTGACTAGGGCCAGAAAGGGGGCCCCCAATAATTTCTTAGGGCTTTTTGAGGCCAGGCCTCAGAGATGAAAACATAAAGGCAAAATGTTTGGGCCAAACACTGGAGCTAAGCCCGACAATGAACATACACCATATATGATCCATTTCAAAGGAGCCCTATAAGCCTGTCAATGAGTCCAATTGGGTCTGTGTCCTTTCTCCTGAGAGCAGTTCCTGGGGATGACAGGTAGAGGGTGTGCTTCTGTGTTAAACACCCAGTCCTTCAGAGGCAGGAGATCGTCGTCAGAGAACAGCAGGTACAGATACCTGTAACACaccagagaaagaggacagaggaggagaggaaaacacTATTCAAATTAGGTACAAAAGGAAGCAAACACTGACACATATTACAAACTCCATACAATAAATGTACAATCGCGTTATGTTATGGTTATTGCTAGTGTAAAGCGCAGAGAAAATACAAAgatagagaagggaggacagGAAAACACAATTAAGATGAGATATATAGACAGGGACAAAGTAAAAACAGACAGAGATGACAAACTCTGTACAATAGTGTTATGTTATGGTTATTCCTAATGAAAAACAGAGAAATGACAAAGATAACACACGTGATGCTTGTATCTTTTCCTGTACTCACTTGAGTGTTTCTGCCAGAAAGAAACTCTGCTGTAAGTTGTCGTGTTGGATTATATGGCCGTAGACATCAATGATACCAGAGAACCCTGTGGCAAGTCGACAGTGTTGCTCCAGAGCCTGTAAAATAAAAGTACAATCAAATCTTCAACTAACCGTAAAAATCAGACCAACATTTCCATTTTACATGTAGATGGTTTTATGGTTAGGTTATTTTAGGGTAAATCACACATAGGACTACACTATCAAAATGGGCTGAGAATAAAAATATCACAGGATCCTAGGTCAatttattgtaatgtatttatcattgctatacagtgccttcggaaagtattcagaccctttgacttttcccatattttatgttacagccttattctaaattggattaaaaatacaatttcctcagcaatctacacacaatatcccataatgacaaagcgaaaacagatttttagatttttttgcaaatgttttacaaataaacaacagaaataccttatttacataagtattcagaccctttgctatgagactcgaaattgagctcaggtgcaacctgtttccattgatcatccttgagatgcttctacaacttcattggagtccacctgtggcaaattcaattgattggacatgatttggaaaggcacacacctgtctatataaggtcccacagttgacagtacaagtcagagcaaaaaccaagccatgacgtcgtaggaattgtccgtagagcgccgagacaggattgtgtcgaggcacagatctggagaagggtaccaaagcatttctgcagcactgaaggcccctaagaacacagtggcctccatgattcttaaatggaataagttttgaaccaccaagactcttcctttaGCTGGCTGCTCGGCcaagctgagcaatcgggggagaagggccttggtcagggaggtgaccaagaacctgatggccactctgacagagctctagagttcctctgtggagatgggagaaccttccagaaggacatccatctctgcagcactccaccaattaggcctttatggtagagtggccagaagaaggaagccactcctcagcaaaaggcacatgacagcctgcttggagtttgccaaaaggcacctaaagactctcagaccatgaaaaacaaggaaTCACTGGTCTGAcgaaagcaagattgaactctttggcctgaatgccaagcgtcacgtctggaggaaacctggcacattccctacggtgaagcatggttgtggcagcatcatgcagtggggatgtttttcagcggcagggactgggagactagtcaggatcgagggaaagatgaacagagcaaagtacagagagatccttgatgaaaacctgctccagagcgctcacaacctcagactggggcgaaggttcactttccaacaggacaacgaccctaagcacacagtgaaaataacgcagaagtggcttcgagacaagtctctgaatgtccttgagtggcccagccagaggccgcacttgaacccaatcgaacatctctggagagacctgaaaatagctgtgcagcaacgctcaccatcaaacttgacagagcttaagaggatctgcagagaagaatgggagaaactccccaaatacaggtgtgtcaagcttgtagcgtcatacccaagaagacaccaggctgtaatcgctgcaaaaagtgctataacaaagtactgagtaaagggtctgaacacttacactaaagttcaaaagtttggggtcacttagaaatggccttgtttttgaaagaaaagctaatgtttttgtccattaaatcagaaatacagtgtagacattgttaatgttgtaaatgactactgtagctggaaacgactgaattttaatggaatatctaaatAGGCATACcaaggctcattatcagcaaccatcactcctgtgttccaaaagcacattgtgttagttaatccaagtatatcattttaaaaggctaattgatcattagaaaaccattttgcacttatgttatcacagctgaaagctgttgtgctgataaagaagcaatacaactgtccttctttacactagttgagtatctggagcatcagcatttgtgggttcaattacaggctca of the Oncorhynchus tshawytscha isolate Ot180627B linkage group LG31, Otsh_v2.0, whole genome shotgun sequence genome contains:
- the LOC112229548 gene encoding fatty acid-binding protein, liver gives rise to the protein MAFNGKWKIHSQENHEEFLKAMAVPEMLIKMIKGVKPTTIIEQKGDDFTIRVETPLRTVTNSFTIGKEAELTAMDGRKFKCTARLEDGKLICDTEKFSHIREIQGENMVETITAASTTLTRISKRV